A region of uncultured Desulfobacter sp. DNA encodes the following proteins:
- the hisJ gene encoding histidinol-phosphatase HisJ, whose amino-acid sequence MIINTRLDCHMHSTFSDGSATIDQMAKSAIEKGLETIAITDHMPLPFKTRYAMDLEQIGNYRDAIQKAARTHKQNLTILSGMEMEYIPGHEQWVKNVRDLGWDMLLISVHQIATHQGVFLINGREDDFRQTLTRAFRNDFQAFCREYYALVCQAASTGWFDAVGHLDVLKKHNLDNKYFDEKSDWYRELIHDTLDTIAGAGMKMEINTNGLHHAAAAPYPSYWIIREAMKRNIPLILGSDAHHPQFQGQHFDLVAAEIAKIRQQIS is encoded by the coding sequence TTGATCATTAACACCCGGCTGGACTGCCACATGCATTCCACTTTTTCCGACGGCAGTGCAACCATAGACCAGATGGCGAAATCCGCCATTGAAAAAGGGCTTGAAACTATTGCCATCACAGATCACATGCCCCTGCCCTTTAAAACCCGCTATGCCATGGACCTGGAACAGATCGGGAACTACCGTGATGCAATACAGAAAGCTGCCCGTACCCACAAACAAAATCTGACCATCTTGTCCGGCATGGAGATGGAATATATCCCGGGCCACGAACAGTGGGTAAAAAATGTCAGGGACCTGGGGTGGGATATGCTTTTGATTTCGGTTCATCAAATCGCAACACACCAGGGCGTGTTTCTGATCAACGGCCGGGAGGATGATTTCAGGCAGACTTTGACCCGGGCTTTCCGGAATGATTTTCAGGCCTTTTGCCGGGAATACTATGCGTTGGTTTGTCAGGCTGCTTCAACCGGATGGTTTGATGCGGTGGGTCACCTGGATGTGCTCAAAAAACACAATCTGGACAATAAATATTTTGACGAAAAATCGGACTGGTACCGGGAGCTGATCCACGATACCCTGGACACCATTGCCGGTGCAGGTATGAAAATGGAAATCAATACCAACGGCCTGCACCATGCGGCTGCAGCTCCCTATCCGTCCTACTGGATCATCCGTGAAGCCATGAAAAGAAACATCCCCCTGATTCTGGGTTCCGACGCCCATCATCCGCAATTTCAGGGCCAGCATTTTGATCTTGTGGCCGCTGAAATTGCAAAAATTCGTCAACAAATATCTTAG
- a CDS encoding TetR/AcrR family transcriptional regulator yields MTSKEKPDPPGRIKIMASFSGLMREKDFHSITTAQIAKNADVTEGLIYKYFKDKKDLLYQVLNTHFQDFHKKIMASVSNATSSIEKLELIILASLEQYLENRLLSKILLLEVRNSPAFFESGAYKMVTLYARTILEIIKEGIASGEIADRTDPYLLRKVIIGAIEHACLGEVIFDKPLDLEKTAAGISDIIFNGVKQ; encoded by the coding sequence ATGACCAGTAAAGAAAAACCAGATCCCCCGGGGCGAATAAAAATAATGGCATCCTTTTCCGGACTGATGCGGGAAAAAGATTTCCACTCCATTACCACGGCCCAGATTGCTAAAAATGCCGATGTTACCGAGGGTTTGATTTACAAATATTTCAAAGACAAAAAAGACCTTCTTTACCAGGTCCTTAATACACATTTTCAAGATTTTCATAAAAAAATAATGGCCAGTGTGTCCAATGCCACATCCAGTATTGAAAAACTTGAACTTATTATCCTTGCCAGCCTTGAACAGTATCTGGAAAATCGCCTTCTATCCAAAATTCTGCTGCTTGAGGTCAGAAATTCCCCTGCTTTTTTCGAATCAGGCGCTTATAAAATGGTTACCCTTTATGCGCGCACCATCCTTGAAATTATCAAGGAAGGCATCGCCTCGGGTGAAATCGCCGACCGTACTGACCCTTATCTTTTACGCAAAGTTATTATCGGGGCCATTGAACATGCCTGCCTCGGGGAGGTTATTTTCGACAAGCCCCTGGACCTGGAAAAAACTGCAGCCGGTATTTCAGACATCATCTTCAACGGAGTGAAACAATGA
- a CDS encoding acetate--CoA ligase family protein, translated as MTQLKDIVTTIDNYIKTGIQSLNEDLAKEIFNKMGMPVVREIRRQSIEDIPGAAQTVGYPVVLKGIAKQMLHKTEAGMVEVGITSEDRLKEAARKMMSRAGDAFEAFLVQPQIRGRREFTAGMFKDPQFGPVIMFGVGGVLAEALKDMVLRLAPLCESDLDEMLDNLKAKALLRPFRGEAAVNREELKSVLRGLSDLAMACPGIREIDINPLIISPDGSPVAVDGLMILEKPENTVARVHRKIDFKALHATFHPKTIAFVGASAIPGKWGHMLPTNAYAGGFKGEIFLVNPKGGTIMGRNVYKTLDDIEGDVDLAVVTVPANRVIDLIPALEKKNAKGMVLITSGFREVGEHGRQLEDEVMAAAASAGILVIGPNTMGMCNPHASLYFSGANAFPKPGSTAIVSQSGNLGTQLLAFAEQQGIGIRAFAGSGNEAMVTIEDFMQAFEIDDLTRTVMLYIESVKDGRKFFESATRLSKIKPVVLLKGGRTRVGEKAASSHTGAMASDASVFNAACTQAGIIQVEQPMELLDMSAVFSSLPMPRGGHVAIMTLGGGWGVVTTDLCTEYGLGVPKLSKKIIERLDTCLPDFWSHGNPVDIVGEADPEIPKICLEELLKWDGCDAVIHLGIHGRRLLVNGMASAVLKADSGITEEMASTFMADALRKEEQYTRYTVELTQKYGKPVVGVSLLTDELSRALYRYDDLDYKGVFFPSPERAVKALAGMVRYRKWLDTTGTGR; from the coding sequence ATGACCCAGCTCAAAGATATTGTAACAACCATTGACAATTACATTAAAACCGGAATCCAAAGCCTGAACGAAGATCTGGCCAAAGAAATTTTCAACAAAATGGGGATGCCCGTGGTGCGGGAAATACGACGGCAATCCATTGAGGATATCCCTGGGGCGGCCCAAACTGTGGGGTACCCTGTGGTGCTCAAGGGTATTGCAAAACAGATGCTGCATAAAACCGAGGCCGGCATGGTGGAAGTGGGTATCACCAGTGAGGATCGTCTGAAAGAAGCAGCCCGGAAAATGATGTCCCGGGCCGGTGACGCCTTTGAAGCCTTCCTGGTCCAGCCCCAGATCCGGGGCCGAAGGGAGTTCACCGCAGGCATGTTCAAGGATCCCCAGTTTGGCCCGGTGATCATGTTCGGGGTGGGCGGTGTACTTGCCGAAGCGCTGAAAGACATGGTTTTGCGCCTTGCTCCGCTGTGTGAATCTGACCTTGATGAGATGCTGGACAACCTGAAAGCCAAGGCCCTCCTAAGGCCCTTCAGGGGGGAAGCGGCTGTAAACCGTGAAGAACTGAAATCCGTACTCCGGGGCCTGTCTGACCTGGCCATGGCCTGTCCCGGAATCCGGGAAATTGATATCAACCCTTTGATTATAAGTCCGGACGGGTCACCTGTGGCGGTTGACGGACTGATGATTCTTGAAAAACCGGAGAACACCGTCGCCCGTGTGCATCGAAAAATTGATTTCAAGGCCTTGCACGCCACGTTTCATCCCAAAACCATTGCCTTTGTGGGGGCCTCTGCTATCCCGGGCAAATGGGGTCATATGCTTCCCACAAACGCCTATGCCGGTGGATTCAAGGGCGAAATCTTTCTGGTTAATCCCAAGGGCGGCACGATTATGGGCCGCAATGTTTACAAAACCCTTGACGACATAGAAGGCGATGTGGACCTGGCTGTGGTAACCGTGCCCGCAAACCGGGTGATAGACCTGATCCCAGCCCTGGAAAAAAAGAATGCCAAGGGCATGGTACTGATCACCAGCGGGTTCAGGGAAGTCGGTGAACATGGCAGGCAGCTTGAGGATGAGGTAATGGCTGCTGCAGCCAGTGCCGGTATTCTGGTCATCGGTCCCAACACCATGGGCATGTGCAATCCCCATGCATCACTTTACTTTTCCGGTGCCAACGCCTTTCCAAAGCCCGGCTCCACCGCCATTGTTTCCCAGTCCGGCAATCTGGGAACCCAGCTTTTAGCCTTTGCCGAGCAGCAGGGTATCGGCATCCGGGCGTTTGCAGGATCAGGCAATGAAGCCATGGTCACCATTGAAGACTTCATGCAGGCATTTGAAATTGATGACCTGACCCGTACGGTGATGCTGTATATCGAAAGCGTAAAAGACGGACGCAAATTTTTTGAATCTGCCACCCGACTTTCAAAAATCAAACCCGTTGTACTGCTCAAGGGGGGAAGAACCCGGGTGGGGGAAAAAGCTGCCTCAAGCCATACCGGAGCCATGGCTTCGGATGCAAGCGTGTTTAATGCGGCATGCACCCAGGCCGGCATAATCCAGGTGGAGCAGCCCATGGAACTGTTAGATATGTCTGCCGTTTTTTCATCTCTGCCCATGCCCAGGGGGGGGCATGTGGCCATCATGACCCTGGGCGGAGGATGGGGGGTTGTCACCACAGACCTGTGCACTGAATACGGGCTTGGGGTGCCCAAACTGTCCAAAAAAATCATTGAACGTCTTGACACATGCCTGCCGGACTTCTGGAGTCATGGCAACCCCGTGGATATTGTGGGAGAGGCAGACCCGGAAATTCCCAAAATATGCCTGGAGGAACTTTTAAAATGGGACGGATGTGATGCGGTCATTCACCTGGGAATCCACGGCAGACGCCTCCTGGTCAATGGCATGGCAAGCGCTGTGCTGAAAGCAGATTCCGGCATAACAGAGGAAATGGCCTCCACATTTATGGCAGACGCTCTCAGGAAAGAGGAACAATATACCCGATACACCGTTGAACTGACCCAGAAATACGGCAAACCTGTGGTCGGTGTCAGCCTTTTAACCGATGAATTGAGCCGTGCCCTTTACCGATATGACGATCTGGATTATAAGGGGGTATTTTTCCCATCGCCGGAACGTGCCGTCAAGGCCCTGGCCGGAATGGTCCGGTATAGAAAATGGCTTGATACGACAGGAACCGGCAGATAA
- the panB gene encoding 3-methyl-2-oxobutanoate hydroxymethyltransferase has product MSTKVTTSSLMKMKKEGKRITALTAYDYPFAAMVDSAGIDLILVGDSVGMAVQGWDTTLPVTMDEMIYHTKLVTRACKRALVVGDMPFMSYQSSLEKAVENAGRFLKEAGATAVKLEGGADVCPAISAMVRSGIPVQAHIGLTPQSVHQMGGFKVQRDEERLLKDAKDVETAGAFSVVLEGIPSTIAKKITESLTIPTIGIGAGPSCDGQILVFHDMLGINDGFIPKFVKKYVDIAALAYQGLNEYIKEVQEGSFPAKEHEYK; this is encoded by the coding sequence ATGAGCACAAAAGTTACCACATCCAGCCTGATGAAAATGAAAAAAGAGGGCAAAAGAATCACCGCCCTCACCGCCTATGACTATCCCTTTGCCGCCATGGTGGATAGCGCCGGAATTGATCTCATCCTTGTGGGTGATTCCGTCGGCATGGCAGTCCAGGGCTGGGACACCACCCTGCCCGTGACCATGGATGAGATGATTTATCATACAAAACTTGTGACCCGGGCATGTAAAAGAGCCCTGGTGGTGGGCGACATGCCTTTCATGTCCTACCAGAGCAGTCTGGAAAAGGCCGTTGAAAACGCAGGCCGGTTTTTAAAGGAAGCCGGTGCCACAGCTGTCAAACTTGAAGGCGGTGCAGATGTCTGTCCTGCCATATCAGCCATGGTAAGGTCTGGGATACCTGTTCAGGCCCACATCGGCCTGACACCCCAGTCCGTACATCAGATGGGTGGATTCAAAGTGCAGCGGGATGAAGAGCGCCTGCTCAAAGACGCAAAGGATGTTGAAACAGCCGGCGCATTTTCAGTGGTCCTTGAAGGCATTCCCTCCACCATTGCCAAAAAAATTACCGAATCTTTGACTATTCCCACCATCGGCATTGGTGCAGGCCCCTCCTGTGACGGCCAGATTCTGGTGTTTCATGACATGCTGGGCATCAATGACGGTTTTATTCCCAAATTCGTGAAAAAGTATGTGGACATTGCAGCCCTGGCTTACCAGGGTCTTAATGAATATATTAAAGAGGTTCAGGAGGGAAGTTTTCCCGCCAAGGAGCATGAATATAAATAA
- a CDS encoding Rossmann-like and DUF2520 domain-containing protein — MNTAKRKFSVIGCGRVGTCLAAFLFKKKYEPAGFFSRSRTSAQAAKAAAGCGMVFDTAAQCARAADIVFITTPDGFIEPVCEDLARQSALGPKTMVFHLSGAHSSEILAPAKQAGAVVGSIHPLQAFTPYEPGQENPFKGINISVEGDPDAVAQGKDIAAALGALAFAIPTESKILYHASAVVASNYLVSLVRFALTLLMETGLREDAAFEILSPLIQGTLSNIGSKGCTRALTGPVARGDHETVSRHLADIDQKLPQFSTLYRLLGSHTLDIAKDGGGLPEEAKQILSSLLK; from the coding sequence ATGAATACTGCCAAACGTAAATTTTCCGTGATTGGATGCGGTCGGGTGGGCACCTGCCTGGCTGCATTCCTGTTCAAGAAAAAATACGAACCCGCAGGTTTTTTCAGCAGAAGCAGAACCTCGGCCCAGGCCGCTAAAGCTGCAGCCGGGTGCGGCATGGTGTTTGACACGGCGGCCCAGTGTGCCCGGGCCGCAGATATTGTTTTTATCACGACCCCTGACGGCTTTATAGAGCCTGTCTGCGAGGATCTTGCCCGGCAGAGCGCTCTGGGACCGAAAACCATGGTTTTTCATTTGTCTGGCGCCCACTCTTCGGAAATTCTTGCCCCGGCAAAACAGGCCGGGGCAGTTGTGGGCTCCATTCATCCCCTGCAGGCTTTTACCCCTTACGAACCGGGACAGGAAAATCCCTTTAAGGGGATAAATATTTCTGTTGAAGGAGATCCCGATGCCGTTGCCCAGGGTAAGGACATTGCTGCAGCCCTTGGTGCGCTGGCCTTTGCCATCCCGACGGAATCCAAAATTCTTTACCATGCATCGGCTGTGGTGGCATCCAACTACCTTGTGAGCCTGGTAAGATTTGCCCTGACCCTGTTAATGGAAACAGGACTCAGGGAAGATGCGGCATTTGAAATTTTATCGCCCCTGATCCAGGGCACCCTCTCCAATATAGGTTCAAAGGGCTGCACCCGTGCCCTTACAGGTCCTGTAGCCCGGGGGGATCATGAAACAGTATCCCGGCACCTCGCCGACATTGACCAAAAATTACCACAGTTTTCAACCCTGTACCGCCTGCTGGGTTCCCATACCCTGGATATTGCCAAGGACGGGGGAGGACTGCCTGAAGAGGCTAAGCAAATTTTATCCAGCCTTCTTAAATAG
- a CDS encoding insulinase family protein, translating to MNQNAFTPGQAINGYKIQRVSALPAINAHLIQLTHEKTKAVHIHIANDDKENTFGVFFRTVPTDSTGVAHILEHTVLCGSEKYKVRDPFFSMLKRSLSTFMNAFTASDWTMYPFSTQNKKDYYNLMDVYLDAAFFPDIDHLSFKQEGHRLELEPGENGEPELVYKGVVYNEMKGAMSSAGQVMSRALLKGLYPDTTYANNSGGDPADIPKLTHKELKNFHAEYYHPSNSYFYTYGDLPLEETLNFIEQKVLSRFDFLDMDTRVPSQPRWQAPKTMTQAYAYTDTDNISSKYQGCVAWLTPDIADHFEMLVMAVLEQILLGNSASPLRKALIDSGLGSALCDDTGFDSDNRDTMFVCGLKDIEVTAVPKVEKIVFSTLETLVKNGIDQHLIDSAIHQIEFSRKEITNTPYPYGIKLLVGIASVMVHEGDPVTAININDDLEKLQEELAKGPFLEGRIRKYFLDNPHKLLFTLAPDDGLEARQAEDVRQELQRKLKSLSQDELAQINEDAAALKKLQETEENLNVLPTLELEDVPPEIEIVHPDAIPGVTRATAFDKATSGIFYFTCPAGAGNISPDIFPMVPFFARVFTNAGTKKSSYVQMAERMDLYTGGISMSPFSGTHFDKQGGGHSFLALQGKALDRNIDHLFDMVDEYINASGFSDHDRLKSLILQYQAGLEASIVASGHRYAITLSSRHLSTAAGINELWHGIAQYSLIKDLAGRVNNEKTCAQALAELEKDFSAMACSVMKKDNFKPAVIGSANSMIQADKRISKIYDNLPNGSSQAFYTPKIKIDTMRPYDGWMTNTAVSFVGQSFKAVRISHKDAPALSVIAKLLRSLYLHREIREKGGAYGGFALYNMEEGIFSFGSYRDPHIKRTLDVYADACDFITQGRFTQTDVKEAILQVCSDIDKPETPAPSAMKAFYRRITKLSDEIRKGFKDALLDMDKQKVMETATRYFFRDDADKGISVISSKPLLDQANQALEAEGRQPLTLHKI from the coding sequence ATGAATCAGAATGCATTTACACCCGGGCAGGCCATCAATGGCTATAAAATTCAACGCGTGTCGGCCCTGCCCGCAATTAACGCTCATCTTATCCAACTGACCCACGAAAAAACAAAAGCTGTCCACATCCACATTGCCAATGACGACAAGGAAAACACCTTTGGGGTTTTTTTCAGAACCGTTCCCACGGATTCCACAGGGGTGGCCCATATTCTTGAACATACCGTGCTGTGCGGATCAGAAAAATACAAGGTGCGTGATCCTTTCTTTTCCATGCTCAAGCGCAGTTTGTCCACCTTCATGAATGCATTCACCGCATCAGACTGGACCATGTATCCTTTTTCCACCCAGAATAAGAAAGATTATTACAATCTGATGGATGTTTATCTGGACGCGGCTTTTTTTCCGGATATTGACCATTTAAGCTTTAAACAGGAAGGACACCGGCTTGAATTGGAACCAGGGGAAAACGGCGAACCGGAACTGGTGTATAAAGGGGTGGTGTATAATGAAATGAAAGGTGCCATGTCCTCTGCCGGCCAGGTCATGTCCCGGGCCCTGCTTAAAGGGCTTTACCCGGACACCACCTATGCCAATAATTCCGGGGGCGATCCCGCAGACATTCCAAAACTGACCCACAAGGAACTTAAAAATTTTCACGCCGAATATTATCATCCGTCCAACAGTTATTTCTACACTTACGGCGATCTTCCCCTGGAGGAGACCTTAAACTTTATTGAACAAAAGGTTCTTTCCAGATTTGATTTTCTTGACATGGACACCCGGGTGCCTTCCCAACCCCGGTGGCAGGCCCCCAAAACCATGACCCAGGCATATGCATACACGGATACGGATAATATATCTTCCAAATATCAGGGGTGTGTGGCCTGGCTGACCCCTGATATCGCGGATCATTTTGAAATGTTGGTGATGGCGGTGCTTGAACAGATTCTGCTTGGAAATTCAGCATCACCTTTGAGAAAAGCGCTCATTGACAGTGGTTTAGGGTCTGCCCTGTGTGATGATACAGGGTTTGATTCAGATAACCGGGACACCATGTTTGTCTGCGGACTTAAAGATATTGAAGTGACTGCTGTCCCCAAAGTGGAAAAAATTGTTTTCAGCACCCTTGAAACCCTGGTCAAAAATGGCATTGATCAACATTTAATTGATTCTGCCATTCACCAGATCGAATTTTCCAGAAAAGAGATCACAAACACACCATACCCGTACGGTATAAAACTGCTTGTGGGTATTGCTTCGGTCATGGTCCATGAAGGTGATCCCGTAACCGCCATCAATATTAACGATGATCTGGAAAAATTGCAGGAAGAGCTGGCCAAGGGTCCTTTTCTGGAGGGCAGGATTCGCAAATATTTTCTGGATAACCCCCACAAACTGCTCTTTACCCTGGCACCGGATGACGGTCTTGAGGCCCGCCAGGCTGAGGATGTACGCCAGGAACTTCAAAGAAAATTAAAATCCTTAAGCCAGGACGAACTGGCGCAGATAAACGAGGATGCGGCAGCCCTGAAAAAGCTTCAGGAAACAGAAGAAAACTTAAATGTTCTGCCCACCCTGGAACTTGAAGACGTGCCTCCTGAGATTGAAATCGTACACCCTGACGCCATCCCGGGCGTCACCCGGGCCACCGCCTTTGACAAGGCCACGTCGGGTATTTTTTATTTTACCTGCCCTGCAGGTGCCGGCAACATTTCACCGGATATTTTCCCCATGGTGCCGTTTTTCGCACGGGTCTTTACCAATGCCGGCACAAAAAAATCTTCCTATGTGCAGATGGCCGAACGTATGGATCTTTATACCGGCGGTATTTCCATGTCTCCCTTTTCAGGCACTCATTTTGATAAGCAAGGCGGGGGGCATTCTTTTCTGGCGCTGCAGGGAAAAGCCCTGGACCGCAATATTGACCATCTCTTTGACATGGTGGATGAATATATCAATGCCAGCGGATTTTCAGACCATGACCGTCTCAAAAGCCTCATTTTACAATATCAGGCCGGTCTTGAAGCCTCCATTGTTGCATCCGGACACAGGTATGCCATTACCCTGTCTTCCCGGCACCTGTCAACAGCTGCCGGTATCAATGAACTGTGGCATGGCATTGCCCAGTACTCCCTGATAAAAGATCTTGCCGGAAGGGTAAATAATGAAAAAACATGCGCCCAGGCCCTGGCTGAACTGGAAAAGGACTTTTCTGCCATGGCTTGTTCAGTCATGAAAAAAGACAATTTTAAGCCTGCTGTTATCGGGTCTGCCAATTCCATGATCCAGGCGGATAAACGCATTTCAAAAATTTACGACAACCTGCCCAACGGCAGCAGCCAGGCCTTTTATACGCCAAAGATTAAAATAGATACCATGCGGCCCTATGACGGCTGGATGACCAATACGGCCGTCTCCTTTGTGGGCCAGTCTTTTAAAGCGGTGCGTATTTCCCATAAAGATGCACCGGCTCTGTCCGTTATTGCCAAGCTTTTACGTTCCCTGTATCTGCACCGTGAAATCAGGGAAAAAGGCGGGGCATACGGCGGATTTGCCCTGTATAACATGGAAGAGGGTATTTTTTCATTTGGCTCCTACCGGGATCCCCATATCAAGCGAACCCTGGATGTTTATGCCGATGCCTGTGACTTTATCACCCAGGGACGGTTCACCCAGACAGACGTAAAAGAGGCAATACTTCAGGTCTGTTCAGACATTGACAAGCCTGAAACACCGGCACCTTCAGCCATGAAAGCCTTTTACCGCCGGATTACCAAGTTGTCCGATGAGATCCGCAAAGGATTCAAGGATGCCCTGCTGGATATGGACAAGCAAAAGGTCATGGAAACAGCCACACGGTATTTTTTCCGGGATGACGCTGACAAGGGGATTTCCGTGATTTCCTCAAAACCTCTTCTGGATCAGGCGAATCAGGCGTTGGAAGCAGAAGGGCGGCAGCCGCTGACCCTTCATAAAATATGA
- the rsmA gene encoding 16S rRNA (adenine(1518)-N(6)/adenine(1519)-N(6))-dimethyltransferase RsmA has translation MTHPGELLKRSGLYAGKELGQNFLSNPATAQMIVDRTGVDKQTTVLEIGPGLGALTLPLAKRCKHVVAVEKDTRIIPLLEEELAGEGICNVTIINQNILKTDIKDIAGTGKLVVVGNLPYNISSQILFQLITIRQVVTCAFLMFQKELAQRIVSSAGTKDYSRLSAVVQYASKISRVTDISPNAFFPRPEVDSTVLRFDFFETQGMEEKDETLLFDVIKAAFSKRRKTLHNSMSGGEMGLTKKSVGIALENAGIDASRRAETLNIQEFIDLSKAVNEIIIREL, from the coding sequence ATGACGCATCCTGGGGAGTTATTAAAGAGAAGCGGGTTATACGCCGGAAAGGAGTTGGGTCAGAACTTTTTATCCAACCCGGCTACAGCCCAGATGATTGTGGATAGAACAGGGGTAGATAAACAGACCACCGTGCTTGAAATAGGACCGGGGTTAGGTGCACTCACCCTTCCTCTGGCAAAACGTTGCAAACATGTTGTGGCCGTTGAAAAAGACACCCGCATAATTCCTTTGCTTGAAGAAGAGCTGGCTGGTGAAGGAATCTGCAATGTTACGATTATCAATCAGAACATATTAAAGACAGATATTAAAGATATTGCAGGAACAGGTAAACTTGTGGTGGTGGGGAATCTGCCGTACAACATCTCATCCCAGATCCTTTTTCAGCTGATTACAATCCGGCAGGTCGTGACATGTGCGTTTTTGATGTTTCAAAAGGAACTTGCCCAGCGCATTGTGTCATCTGCCGGTACCAAAGACTATTCAAGGCTTTCTGCGGTGGTCCAGTATGCATCAAAAATCAGCCGTGTTACAGATATCAGTCCCAATGCTTTTTTTCCCAGGCCGGAAGTGGACTCCACGGTCCTGCGCTTTGATTTCTTTGAAACCCAAGGCATGGAAGAAAAGGATGAAACACTGCTGTTCGACGTAATCAAAGCAGCATTTTCCAAACGACGAAAAACTCTTCACAATTCCATGTCCGGCGGCGAAATGGGTTTAACAAAAAAAAGTGTGGGTATTGCCCTTGAAAACGCCGGTATTGACGCTTCCAGAAGAGCTGAAACGTTAAATATACAGGAGTTTATTGACCTGTCAAAAGCAGTGAACGAAATTATCATCCGTGAATTATGA
- a CDS encoding HD domain-containing phosphohydrolase gives MIQSSISIDKLIDIVRQGGRVKTGVDVYDSNGTLLLAKDVLVDKTKPLKFLRNNGLRKVPVASNGGVFDASGNKINIGSDNIPEPSPRDFSDPKPAKTQNVTERLKQIQELRRFAESMSSKAQACIKNAVNQIRHTEGEFNVDDVSEQASELASFAEQKHHPLAYAPRELFFYDDYFYSHAANVCALGSQVLHRFNTAFSNAVEKSLWSSPAQAKNKSAGMFSYYYPEEVDEMCFGLFIYDLGKSMVPEEILNKPSVLTEDETHLIQKHTNDFGFTIIEKNHLGSTVLSNMIRYHHGPIYEGEPGCYPFGLECRMMPPYVRICKLMDIYDAMISKRSYQDAINQVTAVTSLFRNYVHKDPLLQYILHAFVKTIGLYPPGSIVFLKNGQMAYVLESEGPLVLPFTNSSQAPLTSRPDPYNAGEQTGVLAIDSTRSIRHPKTVWDCLPAFIREVALPEEQVAAAVAAVSFI, from the coding sequence ATGATTCAATCAAGTATTTCCATAGATAAACTCATTGATATTGTCCGCCAGGGCGGCCGGGTCAAAACAGGGGTGGATGTGTATGACAGCAACGGCACCCTGCTTTTAGCCAAAGATGTGCTGGTGGATAAGACAAAGCCCCTGAAATTCCTTCGGAACAACGGTCTGAGGAAGGTGCCTGTGGCCAGCAACGGCGGAGTGTTTGACGCATCCGGCAATAAAATTAACATAGGATCTGACAATATACCAGAACCCTCTCCCCGGGATTTTTCCGATCCGAAACCGGCTAAAACCCAAAACGTGACTGAACGGCTCAAACAGATTCAGGAGCTGCGCAGATTTGCCGAATCCATGAGCAGCAAAGCCCAGGCCTGTATAAAAAATGCCGTAAACCAGATCCGGCACACTGAAGGTGAGTTCAATGTGGATGACGTATCAGAACAGGCGTCGGAACTTGCATCCTTTGCCGAACAAAAACACCACCCTTTAGCGTACGCGCCAAGGGAATTGTTTTTCTATGATGACTATTTTTACAGCCATGCCGCAAATGTCTGTGCCCTGGGCTCCCAGGTATTGCACCGATTTAACACTGCCTTTTCCAACGCAGTTGAAAAATCGCTTTGGTCGTCACCGGCCCAGGCCAAAAATAAATCTGCCGGGATGTTTTCCTATTACTATCCCGAGGAGGTGGATGAAATGTGTTTTGGCCTGTTTATCTATGATCTGGGGAAATCCATGGTGCCCGAGGAAATTTTAAACAAGCCGTCTGTCCTGACTGAGGATGAAACCCATCTGATACAGAAGCACACCAATGATTTCGGGTTTACAATCATTGAAAAAAACCATCTGGGCAGTACTGTTCTGAGCAACATGATCCGGTACCATCACGGGCCCATATATGAGGGAGAACCGGGGTGCTATCCCTTTGGTCTTGAGTGCAGGATGATGCCGCCCTATGTGAGAATATGCAAATTAATGGACATATATGACGCCATGATCTCCAAGCGCAGTTACCAGGATGCCATTAACCAGGTTACTGCCGTCACCAGCCTGTTCCGCAATTATGTTCACAAAGATCCCCTCTTGCAGTACATCCTCCATGCCTTTGTTAAAACCATAGGTCTATATCCGCCGGGCAGTATTGTTTTTCTTAAAAACGGACAGATGGCCTATGTCCTTGAAAGCGAAGGTCCCCTTGTTCTTCCTTTTACAAATAGCAGCCAAGCCCCATTAACATCCAGACCGGATCCTTATAACGCCGGAGAACAAACCGGAGTCCTTGCCATTGACAGTACCAGAAGCATCAGACACCCCAAAACTGTCTGGGACTGTCTGCCTGCATTTATCCGGGAGGTTGCCCTGCCCGAAGAGCAGGTAGCTGCGGCGGTTGCTGCGGTTTCTTTCATATAG